Part of the Chloroflexota bacterium genome is shown below.
AAGGCAGGGAGATCGCCTATCGCCTGGCGGCAAGGTCCGATGTGTTCATGACAAACATACGCCGGAAAGGGGTGGAGAAGTTGAGAATGACTTACCCCACACTCAGAGAAATCAACCCCAGGATCATTTATGCCACCGTCTCAGGCTACGGCCCACGGGGCCCTGAGAGCCAGCAGGGTGCCTTCGATTTTCACGGACAGGCGAGGTCAGGGATGATGTACTGCATGGGTGAGCCTGATATGCCGCCGCTGCTGCTTCACTTTGGGGTCGTAGATCAGGCTACAGCCATAATGGCCAGCCACGCCATATTGACTGCTCTTTTCGCCAGAGAGCGCACAGGGAAAGGCCAGGAGGTTCACGTATCCATCCTCGGCTCTGCCTTGTTTCTGCAATACTTCAACGTCATGAATGCCATGATAATGGGGCAGCCTGTGCCCCGCCATGAGCGTCGCTCCACGGACGCACTACGCAACTACTACCAGTGCCAGGACGGTAAATGGGTGTGCATCACGGTGTCATATCAAATGAGCGCCTGGGGAGATTTCTGTCGAGCAATCGGCCATCCAGAGTTGGAGAAGGATCCCAGGTTCGAGTCCAGGCAGAAGCAATTCGAGAACTGTGAAGAACTGATTGCTTTGCTTGACAGCGTGTTTGCGGCCAGAACGCAAGAGGAATGGCACCGGCTTTTTGTGGAACACGGCATCTTTGCTACGCGGATCAATAGTCCTATGGATCTCAAGGATGACCCACAGGTACTAGAAAACGATTACCTGGTAGACTTTGATCACCCCATCTTCGGAAGGAACCTGATCCCAGGCTATCCGGTCCATTTCAGCGAGACGCCAGCCGATGCTCGCGGGACGGCTCCTGATCAGGGTGAGCATACTGATGAGATCCT
Proteins encoded:
- a CDS encoding CoA transferase, giving the protein MVPKPLDGIRILEWGIFHAGPGATAILADLGAEVIKIEQPGMGDPIRLLSRFGKANVSMKGRSLFYEGANRHKKNITLNLDTEKGREIAYRLAARSDVFMTNIRRKGVEKLRMTYPTLREINPRIIYATVSGYGPRGPESQQGAFDFHGQARSGMMYCMGEPDMPPLLLHFGVVDQATAIMASHAILTALFARERTGKGQEVHVSILGSALFLQYFNVMNAMIMGQPVPRHERRSTDALRNYYQCQDGKWVCITVSYQMSAWGDFCRAIGHPELEKDPRFESRQKQFENCEELIALLDSVFAARTQEEWHRLFVEHGIFATRINSPMDLKDDPQVLENDYLVDFDHPIFGRNLIPGYPVHFSETPADARGTAPDQGEHTDEILHDIAGYSASEITQFRNDGVV